From the Primulina tabacum isolate GXHZ01 chromosome 3, ASM2559414v2, whole genome shotgun sequence genome, one window contains:
- the LOC142541115 gene encoding actin-depolymerizing factor 2-like isoform X5 — protein sequence MAVHDDCKLKFMELKAKRTHRFVVYKIEEKQKQVIVEKLGEPAQTYDDFIAHLPAEECRYAVYDFDYLTEDNVPKSRIFFIAWSPDTAKVRSKMIYASSKDRFKRELDGIQVELQATDPTEVGLDVFKSRAN from the exons ATGGCAGTTCATGATGACTGCAAACTGAAGTTTATGGAGTTGAAAGCTAAGCGAACCCACCGCTTCGTAGTTTACAAGATTGAGGAGAAGCAGAAGCAGGTAATCGTTGAAAAGCTTGGTGAACCAGCTCAAACGTACGATGACTTCATTGCACACCTTCCTGCTGAAGAGTGCCGATATGCTGTGTATGATTTTGATTATCTGACAGAAGATAATGTCCCAAAGAGCAGAATTTTCTTCATTGCCTG GTCTCCCGACACAGCAAAGGTGAGGAGCAAAATGATCTATGCCAGCTCGAAAGACAGGTTCAAGAGGGAATTAGATGGAATCCAGGTAGAGCTTCAAGCCACCGACCCAACTGAGGTGGGTCTTGATGTCTTCAAAAGTCGAGCCAATTAA
- the LOC142541115 gene encoding actin-depolymerizing factor 2-like isoform X4 has translation MANAASGMAVHDDCKLKFMELKAKRTHRFVVYKIEEKQKQVIVEKLGEPAQTYDDFIAHLPAEECRYAVYDFDYLTEDNVPKSRIFFIAWSPDTAKVRSKMIYASSKDRFKRELDGIQVELQATDPTEVGLDVFKSRAN, from the exons ATG GCTAATGCAGCATCAGGAATGGCAGTTCATGATGACTGCAAACTGAAGTTTATGGAGTTGAAAGCTAAGCGAACCCACCGCTTCGTAGTTTACAAGATTGAGGAGAAGCAGAAGCAGGTAATCGTTGAAAAGCTTGGTGAACCAGCTCAAACGTACGATGACTTCATTGCACACCTTCCTGCTGAAGAGTGCCGATATGCTGTGTATGATTTTGATTATCTGACAGAAGATAATGTCCCAAAGAGCAGAATTTTCTTCATTGCCTG GTCTCCCGACACAGCAAAGGTGAGGAGCAAAATGATCTATGCCAGCTCGAAAGACAGGTTCAAGAGGGAATTAGATGGAATCCAGGTAGAGCTTCAAGCCACCGACCCAACTGAGGTGGGTCTTGATGTCTTCAAAAGTCGAGCCAATTAA
- the LOC142541115 gene encoding actin-depolymerizing factor 3-like isoform X2, producing MDMVHGCAIWRGSRVHDDCKLKFMELKAKRTHRFVVYKIEEKQKQVIVEKLGEPAQTYDDFIAHLPAEECRYAVYDFDYLTEDNVPKSRIFFIAWSPDTAKVRSKMIYASSKDRFKRELDGIQVELQATDPTEVGLDVFKSRAN from the exons ATGGACATGGTACATGGCTGTGCAATATGGAGGGGTTCACGTG TTCATGATGACTGCAAACTGAAGTTTATGGAGTTGAAAGCTAAGCGAACCCACCGCTTCGTAGTTTACAAGATTGAGGAGAAGCAGAAGCAGGTAATCGTTGAAAAGCTTGGTGAACCAGCTCAAACGTACGATGACTTCATTGCACACCTTCCTGCTGAAGAGTGCCGATATGCTGTGTATGATTTTGATTATCTGACAGAAGATAATGTCCCAAAGAGCAGAATTTTCTTCATTGCCTG GTCTCCCGACACAGCAAAGGTGAGGAGCAAAATGATCTATGCCAGCTCGAAAGACAGGTTCAAGAGGGAATTAGATGGAATCCAGGTAGAGCTTCAAGCCACCGACCCAACTGAGGTGGGTCTTGATGTCTTCAAAAGTCGAGCCAATTAA
- the LOC142541115 gene encoding actin-depolymerizing factor 3-like isoform X1 gives MDMVHGCAIWRGSRGMAVHDDCKLKFMELKAKRTHRFVVYKIEEKQKQVIVEKLGEPAQTYDDFIAHLPAEECRYAVYDFDYLTEDNVPKSRIFFIAWSPDTAKVRSKMIYASSKDRFKRELDGIQVELQATDPTEVGLDVFKSRAN, from the exons ATGGACATGGTACATGGCTGTGCAATATGGAGGGGTTCACGTG GAATGGCAGTTCATGATGACTGCAAACTGAAGTTTATGGAGTTGAAAGCTAAGCGAACCCACCGCTTCGTAGTTTACAAGATTGAGGAGAAGCAGAAGCAGGTAATCGTTGAAAAGCTTGGTGAACCAGCTCAAACGTACGATGACTTCATTGCACACCTTCCTGCTGAAGAGTGCCGATATGCTGTGTATGATTTTGATTATCTGACAGAAGATAATGTCCCAAAGAGCAGAATTTTCTTCATTGCCTG GTCTCCCGACACAGCAAAGGTGAGGAGCAAAATGATCTATGCCAGCTCGAAAGACAGGTTCAAGAGGGAATTAGATGGAATCCAGGTAGAGCTTCAAGCCACCGACCCAACTGAGGTGGGTCTTGATGTCTTCAAAAGTCGAGCCAATTAA
- the LOC142541115 gene encoding actin-depolymerizing factor 3-like isoform X3, with the protein MDMVHGCAIWRGSLHDDCKLKFMELKAKRTHRFVVYKIEEKQKQVIVEKLGEPAQTYDDFIAHLPAEECRYAVYDFDYLTEDNVPKSRIFFIAWSPDTAKVRSKMIYASSKDRFKRELDGIQVELQATDPTEVGLDVFKSRAN; encoded by the exons ATGGACATGGTACATGGCTGTGCAATATGGAGGGGTTCAC TTCATGATGACTGCAAACTGAAGTTTATGGAGTTGAAAGCTAAGCGAACCCACCGCTTCGTAGTTTACAAGATTGAGGAGAAGCAGAAGCAGGTAATCGTTGAAAAGCTTGGTGAACCAGCTCAAACGTACGATGACTTCATTGCACACCTTCCTGCTGAAGAGTGCCGATATGCTGTGTATGATTTTGATTATCTGACAGAAGATAATGTCCCAAAGAGCAGAATTTTCTTCATTGCCTG GTCTCCCGACACAGCAAAGGTGAGGAGCAAAATGATCTATGCCAGCTCGAAAGACAGGTTCAAGAGGGAATTAGATGGAATCCAGGTAGAGCTTCAAGCCACCGACCCAACTGAGGTGGGTCTTGATGTCTTCAAAAGTCGAGCCAATTAA